The Neofelis nebulosa isolate mNeoNeb1 chromosome 16, mNeoNeb1.pri, whole genome shotgun sequence genome includes a window with the following:
- the PHB1 gene encoding prohibitin 1, which produces MAAKVFESIGKFGLALAVAGGVVNSALYNVDAGHRAVIFDRFRGVQDIVVGEGTHFLIPWVQKPIIFDCRSRPRNVPVITGSKDLQNVNITLRILFRPVASQLPRIFTSIGEDYDERVLPSITTEILKSVVARFDAGELITQRELVSRQVSDDLTERAATFGLILDDVSLTHLTFGKEFTEAVEAKQVAQQEAERARFVVEKAEQQKKAAIISAEGDSKAAELIANSLATAGDGLIELRKLEAAEDIAYQLSRSRNITYLPAGQSVLLQLPQ; this is translated from the exons ATGGCTGCCAAAGTGTTTGAGTCCATCGGCAAGTTCGGCCTGGCCTTAGCCGTGGCAGGAGGAGTGGTGAACTCTGCCTTGTATAATG TGGACGCTGGGCACAGAGCTGTCATCTTTGACCGGTTCCGTGGAGTGCAGGACATTGTGGTGGGAGAAGGGACTCACTTCCTCATCCCTTGGGTACAGAAACCTATCATCTTTGATTGCCGCTCTCGACCGCGTAACGTGCCAGTCATCACTGGTAGCAAAG ATTTACAGAATGTCAACATCACCCTGCGCATCCTTTTCCGGCCAGTCGCCAGCCAGCTTCCCCGCATCTTCACCAGCATCGGGGAGGACTACGATGAACGGGTGCTACCGTCCATCACGACGGAGATCCTCAAGTCCGTGGTG GCTCGCTTCGATGCCGGGGAACTGATCACCCAGAGAGAGTTGGTCTCCAGGCAGGTGAGCGATGACCTCACAGAGCGAGCAGCAACCTTTGGGCTCATCCTGGATGACGTGTCCTTG ACGCATCTGACCTTCGGGAAGGAGTTCACAGAAGCAGTAGAGGCCAAACAGGTGGCCCAGCAGGAAGCGGAGAGGGCCAGATTTGTGGTGGAGAAG GCTGAGCAGCAGAAGAAGGCAGCCATCATCTCTGCCGAGGGCGACTCCAAGGCAGCCGAGCTGATCGCCAACTCGCTCGCCACCGCGGGCGACGGCCTCATCGAGCTGCGCAAGCTGGAGGCCGCGGAGGACATCGCCTACCAGCTCTCGCGCTCCCGGAACATCACCTACCTGCCGGCCGGGCAGTCCGTGCTCCTGCAGTTGCCCCAGTGA